The genomic DNA aaattagaaaaggaaAAAGAGTAAATGAAAATCATCCAATGAACGTTTGACCATAAATCCCACTTTTCAGACTTTTcctaaaaggaaaaagaaagaaacgaTGAGAATATTACGATTACGCCAACCGATAAAACTGGTATCGTTTTCTGTTTCTTTCTCTTTCGGACAATCGAATTctagaaagagagaaaaaaattaaCTCACTGAGGTCTaccaaaaaaaggaaagaaaaaagaaaaattagagagATAGCAAAGCTAAAAAGCCTGAAATATTCAACAATGGCGATTCGTAGGGCTTCTAGGGTTCTGTGATCATCGATTGCTTTAGTGATTATCAATGGAAATGCCCGGTCGAAGATCCTACTACTCTCCCCTTACCCAGTATCCAGACGACCAGTACTCCGTGTCCATATCAGGAGCTCCACTGCCATATTACGACTCGCTTTCGCGCGAGGTCTCAAGTAATAAGAATAGCAAAGTGAAACCGGGTTTAATCGATTGGGATCAGAATCAGAGCCAGAACCAGCAGCAAACGAGTCGAATTGGCGGCGGCGGTGGGGGAGGAGTTGGGAATACTTATGCTTCGTCGATTGTGACGCAACGTCAATCGAGCGGGAGCAGCTTCGGCGAGAGCTCGTTATCGGGAGATTATTATGCGCCGACCATTTCTACGACAGCTGTGAACGAGATCAGTGCATTCATGTACGGTTATGATGAGTGCTTTAGGCATGTGGATATGAGAGCGAAAGTTGGCGGTTCATCGGGGAAAAGCTGGGCGCAGCAAACGGAGGAGAGTTATCGGTTGCAGTTGGCGTTGGCTTTGAGGCTTTCCTCGGAAGCTACCTGTGCTGATGATCCGAATTTTTTAGATCCAGTTCCGGATGATTCCGCAATTCGGGCAGGTAGCTCAGGCTCTGCTGAGACAGTTTCTCATCGGTTCTGGGTACGTTTTCGTGTAAATTTCCTTGTTCGTAACTCTTATGAATTTCTTGAAATGGATTTGACGCTCAGCGGCTCACTAAGGCTAGTAGCTCGAAGAAAGATGCCTAGGTGAATAAAATAGTTCTCTCAGTGAATGGATTTAGTTTTTAGATAATTTTGAAGATATACTGTGATTCTGCAAAATATATCATACTATGTATGTGATTTCTTTCCTCTTTTTGTGAACCCATGCAGATGATAGGATGTAAAAAGTAAGGTTGATGCTGACAGTACTTTTCGGTTGTTCTGATGTTTGGTGAATGCATTTATACCTATGTTATGTATTGTTAATGTGGGTAAAGTGGGACTATATTAGCTACACAGCATCTAAAATACACATGCTCAGATTTTGAAGTTAGTTAAGTTTCGGGATTTGGTTGATAAAAGTTTGGAATTCAAGATTTCCTTTTCAATATTATGTGCATCAGGTGAATGGCTGCCTATCATACTTTGACAAAGTTCCTGATGGGTTCTATTTGATTCATGGAGTGCATCCATATGTCTGGAAAGTGTGCACTGATCTACATGAACATGGTAGAATTCCGCTAATTGAATCTCTAAGATCTATTGATCCTACGGTGGATTTACCACTAGAAGTGATATCAGTTGACAGAAGAAGTGATCCAGGCTTAAAGGATCTGCAAAATAGAGTCCACAATATTTCTTGTATCTGCATAACCACTAAAGAAGTTGTTGATCAGCTAGCAATGCTTGTCTGTAGTCGCATGGGGTAAGTTATCTACGACATAAATGAACAAATgctcatcattcttgcatctttGTTGAACTTTTCTGACATTGTTATATTGTGATTCAAGTGGTTCGTCTACTACTGGAGAGGATGACTTCTTTTTCTATTGGAGGGAGTGCAGTGATAATTTAAAAGATTGTTTAGGTTCAGTTGTGGTTCCTATTGGTAGCCTATCCCTTGGCCTTTGTAGACATCGAGCTTTACTATTCAAAGTAAGGATTTAATCATTTATGGTGTTTTTATTTTGTGTGAGATTGTAACGAGTATTGTTTGCTttaattatatgatttttttaacgTCTTCACGACATCTCAGTTGGAGTGGTTTTCCTTTGAAGCAGAGGATTTATTCTTGGTTCAAATTTATGCAGGTACTAGCTGACATGATTGACCTACCATGTCGAATTGCAAAGGGCTGCAAACATTGTAGGAGAGATGATGCTTCTTCCTGCCTTGTTCGCTTTGGGCTCGACAGGTGTCTATATCAGCACTGTCATGTTTTGGTTTGTTTTAGTTATTTTTGCTTAACTTTATTTCAGTGCAATTTTGTTTTCTAATGGCAATAATTTGCTGACAGTATAAGCCCTGTTTTTTTAATTGACTAAGTTGTTTGCTTTGTGGAAACTGCATAAACTCTTTTAAAATGAGGTGCCTAATTCCAACTGTTACTTCAGTTAAATGGTGGCAGTGCATTTGCTTATTGCGGTTCTTTCTTCCTGTTCTGGGCTATGATCTGTGAAAAAGTTAATGTCTTGTTTATCCTGGTGAGATAACTACTGTATGCAAGAGAAATCTCATGAAGCAAGTCTGTGATTTCAGGGAGTATTTTGTGGACTTAATTGAGAACCCAGGCTACTTATGTGAGCCTGGTTCCTTGCTCAATGGTCCATCTTCCATCTCAATTTTTTCCCCATTGCGATTTCCACATCCAAAACCAGCTGCACCTGCCATTGATTTTAGGTCATTGGCCAAACAGTATTTTTTGGACTGCGAATCACTTAATCTTGTATTTGATGGTGCTCCAGCAGGTGATTTTTCAGTTACTTTCTGTATAAAGAGCTTTATTCCAGGCCCTTCACTAAAAAAGTGACTCTAGCAGTCACAAGTTAGAGTCCACATGCCTAAACTTGTGATTCTATATTTATCTGGTGTGAAACTGAGCTATGGTTCATTTTAATTTCAGGTACTACTAGAGATGATGAAAATCCTGGATTCTCTCTCAACCCCAAGAAACTTGACAAGACTGGCACTGAGAGAAATAATCTGGTGCAGATCTCAAGTAATATGGATGATATTTCGCAGTTACCTTTACCTCCTAATATTGCTCAGCCAACTGCTTATTATAGAGGTTCCCAGTATTCACACTCAATGAATATTAATAATGATCCTTCAAAGCACATTTCACCGACAGGGCCTAGAGATGACCCAGTTTTAGTTTTCTCCGATGTGTTGCGGGATGCTACTAAGGATTCAAGGTTTGCCAAGGGCAGTCAGCTTGTTCCCCACAAACCAAGAAAAGAAGTTGCCCTTGAAGTTGATGATTTGGACATTCCATGGAGTGATCTTATTTTAAAAGAGAGAATTGGTGCTGGTATTTTCTGTTCCCTTTCTGAAGAACTTTACTTTTACAGAATAGGAGATCATGTTCCTTGCTCATACATGCAGTTATGGTTATACTAGTGTACTTAGTTTCCTATGTTGTCGTTTTCAGGTTCTTTTGGAACTGTTCATCGTGCTGAATGGAATGGCTCGGTAAGAATCCTTTAGTCTATTTTGTTATTGTCAAAGGATAAAGTTAAATGTTGCGTAATTTTTTTAAATCTGTTGTTCCATATTCTTCATTGCAAACACCTGCCTTTCTTGCATCTGAAAATGCTGGCTGCCTTATCAAGATTTTTGTGCTTTTTTTGTTTGTGCTGTTCCTTAGGGTTGAAGAAAATGTCAGTAATTGTTAATATATCTTTGACAAATGGAGGTAGATTCATTAATGTGTATTATGGATCTGTGAAGTTGCAGAACTTATTTTTATCTGTCTTTTGATTGTAGGAGTAATGGGTGTTTAAGGATTTTTTGGATTTTCTAGTGTCGTATATGATGCAATCAACTTTAGGTGCAAAGTCTAGGTTATCTTGTGTCTTCTCTTTGAATATTTCTGCACTATAATTCTTAAGATTCGAATATGAGACCTGCTTGAGGTTTAGAAACCATTTCCTGTGATTTTTCATTTGAGCTCACATCAATTACCATCAAAACTCAATTCTGAAATCCAAACTATTAATCTAGATACTGTTAATTTTGTAAATGTTTCTTAACCTGCATTTCGTCTAGTTTCCACATTATCGAAGTACAGGATAAATATTAGGTCAACTCCAAAGCTTCTTAGCAAACAATTTTTAGTTATGCTAACTAAGAATACAAATGGTAGACATCTGTAGGTGACCTTCTTTGTGGCATTCACTAAAGAGTGAACTTTTTATTCTTTAGCCTATTTTCATTTGAAGTTTGGTCCATCTTTGGTAATGATTTGACTTTTAAAGTATTCAAAGCTTTTGAAGTGGAGTTCCTCAGtaattttttgatgaatttctTTTAAACTAATTTGACATAGTCCTCATTTAGATGAAATTTCAATAGAGACAAACCATATGATCAAAATATGGATTTGTTGTTCTTGATAATTCCTTTTCATCTAAAGAAACGTTAGTTTTAATCACAGGATGTTGCTGTGAAAATTCTCTTGGAACAAGACTTGAATGCTCAACGTTTCAAAGAATTCTTGAGGGAGGTATGAGTTGAGTGACATTTTTAATAGACTTTGTTCCTAAGATAAAGGAAACATTAATTACCTTCATGTTTTTGTTATGATATGTAGTTTCGCCTGAATTGTTTGTTAGGTTGCAATAATGAAATGTCTACGGCATCCAAATATTGTTCTTTTTATGGGAGCAGTCACACAGCCTCCAAACTTGTCTATAGTGACAGAATACTTATCAAGGTTTGTTATTTTTTCTTTTGGAAGTATCCCTTCATTTGTACTCTTCCATTTGAAAgaagaaatggaaaaggaaaactTCATGTCACTGTACTCATTTTAGATGTTCAAACTGTGAAGTGGACTAAAACCTTGATTCTTGCAGAGGTAGCTTGTATAGGCTTTTGCATAAGCCTGGTGTGAGAGAGATGTTGGATGAGAGGCGTCAGTTGAGCATGGCCTATGATGTGGTGGGTATTCAAAGGGTTTACTATCAACTTAATATACTATCATCCTTTTTGTCCATTGTTCAGCTTTGGTCTAAGTCACCGTCCTTTTTTATGCACAGGCAAATGGAATGAATTATCTTCATAGACGCAGTCCTCCTATTGTTCATAGAGATTTAAAATCTCCAAATCTTCTAGTTGATAAAAAATATACAGTGAAGGTAAGACCCAAAATGTTGCTTTTGTGTCTCGAAGAGTAATGTTTTACACATAATGATACTGTGATGTAAGCATAAATATTCTGCCGATCCTGTTTACTTATTTTTGCAATGGAATAAATGCTAAGTCATTgacatatttttttttataactgATAAGTGGAATGTAAATATTGCTACATATGTTAAATGCACATAAGTTGACTGTTGATAAAGGTTAACGCATCCTGCCTCGGGTATGGTTTGAGCCATTTCCATTTATTTTaccatgctgtttttttttttttttgggttatatGCTGTGCCTTTTTAATCCTAATTTCTGGCAAAATTTTTGTTGATTTGCGTGCCTTTCTTTCATTTGATATTACAAAAGTAATGGTCTTAAGCCATGTTCTGTTCAACTTCATGTCTATTCAGTGTCTTTTTCATGGCTTGCTAATTTATTTGTGTTGCTGTAACTTGTAGTGAAGTAGTTTCAGAATCCTTGGTACTTTTCTCTAGTTACTTCACATAAATCTTCCTCACATTGCTTGGTCTGTACCTTCAGGTTTGTGATTTTGGGCTTTCTCGTTTGAAGGCAAACACATTTCTCTCATCCAAGTCTGCCGCTGGAACTGTAAGTTACACTAGTTCTTAACAGTGTCCTTGGTATTTCTATTTGAATTACCATAGCTCATTCTGTGTTGCAGatagtaataaatatatattttttattagccTGAGTGGATGGCTCCGGAAGTTCTTCGTGATGAACCGTCAAATGAGAAGTCTGATATATATAGTTTTGGTGTAATCTTATGGGAGCTTGCTACTTTGCAACAACCATGGGGCAACTTAAATCCTCCACAGGTttgtttatcattttagatcTTGACCCCACAACTATCTACATTCTTTTTTTGGTGATCTAAACACTATCTTGAAATGTTTGTAAAAGAAATTGACGGTTTTCATTAAAGACAGCAGTCTGTTGGTTGAAACAATAATAACATTGCAAGTGGAATTTTCTTGGCGTAGAACTAACCAATTTTATAAGCACCTTGAGCAATGTGTTGTACAATAGACATAAATCATATGCTTGAATCTCATTAAAAAATGATCTCGCTGGATATCTTTTTTGTTGAATGCAGACTCTTATATTGAGATAAGGTTCAAATTTGTCTATTCAACACATTGTTTGTAAACGGGGACCTCAATTATTGTGCCTCTGAAAAAAGTGTGAAATTCCTTGCAAATAGGCACACACTTTTTAGCAGCTTGCAATGAAATAGGCATACCCCTCAGTGACCACTAACTATTGATGTAtcgatccttttttttttttactaaaattaaTACATTTGAAATTCAGTTTTCGGCTACTCAACTATTTTTGCACAGTTTTCATGCAAGGATATCTTCTGGTAACAGTCTTAGCTGAATATAAACTGTCTCATAGGTTGTAGCAGCTGTTGGTTTCAAGAGCCAAAGGCTTGAAATTCCACATGATTTGAATCCTCAAGTGGCCGCGATAATTGAGGATTGCTGGGCAAAGTAAGTCATAAGATTCTTTTCTGAAGTGGAGCTTGCTTAGCAAATTTTCCCGTTTAAGTTatccatattttttcattttcattgtGCAGTGAGCCTTGGAAGCGTCCTTCATTTTCCAATATCATGGATCGGTTGAAACCATTGATTAAACCCTCCACTCCTTGACCAGATCCTGGCATGCCATTACTTACCTGCATGGCAGGAACTCCTGCAAAGTCTTCTTGCACATAATACATCATTCTTTTTGACATAATGCCTTCAACACTACACGCTGTTAACTAATCTCAGGTATGCTCTTAGACATTCTTCAGCTTCTAAAATTAAGAACATGGAATAAGCCCATTAGGATACTTTTTTGATAGTGGGATCAAGGTTGGCTTCTCCTTGAGAAGAGGAAAGCTTGATAATTGCTAATTTCCTTTTTAAGTATTTTTCTTTCACCTCTTCCTCTTAAGATTTTTGAGATCTGTCGGCTTGTGGACTGAGGGTGGTGTTTTATGACTGGGTGAAATTTCCTTGTCATGTTCATGATGCTCATCAATCTGTGCATAGATCCATGCGTGCACAATCTGTGCTGATGCGTATGCATTTTTTTTCCTTGCATTATTTATGAGAGTGCCATCATTTGAAGTGCAGAAGTGCATCATTTACTATATTGATACACGCCTTCTTTCGATTCATTGCAGAAATAGTGGTTGTACATGTCTGTTCTAATAGACAATTGGGACTCTCTGTGATTTTTGGCATGGATTAAAGGCTCCCCTTCCTCTTGCCCAAGATCATTTGTTTTCGATTAAGtaaaatttcacatgcaattacGTGAAAAGTTGTATCATATTATATTGCCTTGCAGGGTTTAGTTCTATATGTAATGATTTCAACTGAAATTAGTTCACTGTGAAGCTGTTGATTTCGGGCATTGGTGTGGGGTTCGAGTTTAGAAACGGCAATTCCATATTTTAGGTCTAAGCAACCTTTTtgtaaataaaaaacaaaatgcATAGAGACGAGTCAAATCATGAAACATTTTAAGAGAAATTATGTATCAATGTTCAGGTTTTTTTCTTAAGAACGTAGATAgtgaaatatttaaaagaaattatactcctcttccaaaaattaagtgcctACTTTTGGTGCTATTTCATTTGATTTTTTCTAGATAATTAATTCTATTTCATCTgattttattaaggttaaaatatgctattGGTACAAAATTTGAGATTCGGTTTTgtgcttaaaattttaaaattaacattttcTATTTGAAAATCAGAGTctatttattaaaatatcaagtgttttttttttgtcaaatttagccaacttaaaattttaattaggatGTTTTCATATAATATGGTATATAAGTATAATAAATcgataaattttaacaaaaactaataatgataataattatattgggattttaaattgaaaaaaagtaAGAGGattaaagttttaattttaaagCGCATGGCTAAATCTCAAGTTCTATACTATACAAGTATAGGTACGATACTAACAGCATATGTTAACCTTTTATTAGGGATGTCTATCTTAGCTGGTTGCTGTCGGGTTATTCGGAGTTGACCCGCCGTTAGCAGACGTTGTAAATTTTTAACGTGTTTTAGAAAGAAACGACACATGCAGTATATGTTCTAATAAGTATAAAAGTAATGATATAAATATGACTAATTTAATTGATGTGGTATTAATAACATACATGTTTATTTTTTCTTATGCAATTAATATGAAATATTATACGTTTATGATTTGGCTGATTTATTACTTATCAAATGCTCTTATGAAAGGATGTTAAAGGATTTTAGACCAAATGGGGCTATTTTACTAAACTAATTTACAACAATTAAATATTGAGGTTCAAAAACATTTATGGAAATGACTTAAAAGGAATAACCACGGGAGTCGGCACCTTACAGCCGACATTCATATTAAAATTTCTCAATAATTACCCGGTGACTGGaacaaagattaaaaaaaaatatatttttggtgCCGACAATGCAATGGTTGGCGATTTTTTTACTCGTATTTTGTAAAATACATGTAATATtgggtaaataaatttttttttttaggtgcTGTGTAGCAGATGGCCTACActcattttcaaatttttatttttgtttttgtgccGGCACTAGTGACCAGCAcccattttcaaaattttggaaCTGTTACTTTGAAGCTTCGGATGCGAATTTGCTTGCTAAGCAACATAAATGGGCGGCGGTGGATCTGTTCGCCAGAAACGAAGCCTTTAATGTGACTAATGAGGATGTTTTCAAGTGGAAGCATTCGTGGACTGTTTTGGTAGAGCAATTTGGGATAGAAGAATTTGGGTTCGTGGAAGGGGAGAACCGGGGGTTGGAGTAGATCATGAAAGGAAAGGAAATAGTTTCGGAAGTAATAGTGAAGGAGAACAAATTGCGTAAGACGAGTTTGCAGGAAGTGGGAAATTGGTGGTTTGTGGATGTGATATTTTCGGCTCTGCTGCAGCCACCGCTGCTCAATATGAATAAGAGCAAGGAGCATGGGTTTTTGGGGTTAAGAAAGTTCTAGAATTCATTTGTTACTTGGATTGATAAGATGAAGGCTTACAAGTTACAAGATTGTGCCTTGATCTCATTCAATCTCTTGTTTCAAATTGTTTCCTTGGTTTTCCAGATAAGATGGAATTTCTGTTATTGTACTTCTAAAATAAGCACATATGGTAAGCTATTAATTGGCATGGCACCGTAAGATGTCAGAAATAATTGCTTACGTTCAAAGAGAAGCTTCTGTTGTACTTGTGAAAATACTATATGGTTTTCTTTTCCCTTTATTTATTCATGATGGATTGTTTTTTATCCAAACTTTTGAAGATGAGTGTCAGCCACTACTGTGcctataaaaaaaaattgaaaatgagTTTCGACCATATGTTACATGAtaaccaaaaataataattttatatctaATATTACATGTATTGTATAAAATATGAGTGAAAAAAATACATATGGGTGTTGACCATTATATTGTTGgtacaaaaaatattttttaaatcttTATTCTAATCATCATCAGATAattattggaaaatttttaacATGAATGTCCGTATCTATTGGAACCCACccattgtttgaaaagtcaaaaagggtgggcaccgaaagtagaaagtaagattggttggcaagttgggttaaaagttagCATGGGATAATtgtaattttggtccctaattgtatagggacattgcaagttgatccttgaacctcaactataaataggcctaaccatttcttactttctccATCCCATAATtgtcattctctacttaaggcattattctctctcactatttgtaaatttcacttgtaatttttggagtgaaatatatttggtagtgcccgaggacgtaggcaaaatttgatgaacctcgttaaaattttggtgttctttattatttattttgcatattttgtgaatgtgattgtaatgatttattgtgctattaaattacgatagagggatattttggctaagaaagacttggtatttaagtgatcttcgtgatctacctctcttttctgggaattgaacttagtgtatttttcagtacaatatttttactctttcacacgcttccgcgcaacaattggtatcagagcagatTCGTACTTGGGGAATACGACCATTTGCAGCACTATTCACGTATATGGCACTATTTACGTATACGGTACTATTTACGATACTGATCTTTGCTCACGATGATgagttgggattgaggagaaaatGGCAAGAAGATCGCCATCAAGAATGACTCATCgtgacaaatgcaaaatttgaagtagagaaatttaccggtaccaataattttggtatgtggcaatgtgagatctggatgtcttatgtcgcaagagctagatatagcccttgaagaaaaaccgacaagatggatgacaaggagtgggccaagatcaatagacagcgtgtggtacaatccgcctatgtttggccaaagagcgAAGTACTCATCATGAGGGAGACATCAAGAAAGAAGTTATGGGATACACTcgaagaaaagtttctaacgaaaagtcttgaaaataggctttatatgaaaaagaaactttatcgattcgcgtatgcacccggtatgtcgatgaatgaccatgtgaactcattcaataaaattttagcagacttgctaaatttggatgagaaatttaaAGATGAAGACAATGCATTATTGTTGCTGAATTCCCTTCCTGATaaatatgatcatcttaccaccacattgcttcatgggaaggacacgaccacatttgatgcagtctgtagtgcgttgtatagatctgagactcgaaagaaagataaaagagatcacagaGATACAAGCGCAGAAGTTTTAACGAGAAGAGGTCGCTCACACGCAAAGAATCTGTAGAAGGGAAAGTCCAAAGGAAACTCgctaaagatgaatgtgccttttgccgtgaaaaagggcattggaaaaagaattgtcctaagctacaaaagggcaaggctatttctaatgAATGCGTAGCGGAGCATGATGAGGAGTCAaactttagcttggttggcatggcaatggcatgtcaaacggatgagtggattttggattcaggatgaacttaccatatgtgtcctaataaggactggttttctaatcttaaagagctagaaggtggaattgttcttataggcaatgatagtgcttgtaagacaatgggagtgggtactgatccaattgaagaatcacgacggTTCAATCCAAGTCTTGAGATGTTCGCTACGTACCTAGCTCGaagaaaatctcatctcattagggccctagaatctaaagggctcacaatcactttgagagatggattactaaaagtagtagctgggcaattgacggtgataaaaggcacaagaagaaataacttgtactttttaaatagaagtacagttattggatcaatatcaacagtttctacaaaagatgtagattcagaggctaccagattatggcatatgggattgggacatgctggtgaaaaagctttgcagactttggcgaagcaaggcttgttgaaaggtgcaaattcttgTAAATTGTAATTCTGTGAACATTATGTTCTGGGCAAGCAGACgagggtaaaatttggtccagcaattcacaatacgaaaggaattctggactacattcacagtgatgtgtggggacctaccaaagtggcttatttgggaggtatgcactattttgttacttttgttaatgattattcaagaaaagtatgggtgtatctaatgaaaagaaaaagtgaagttttggatgcatttctGAAATGGAAAAAGATGGTGGAGACTCAGACTGGTCGAAAGGTCAAATGACTTCGATTAGATAATGGCACTGAGTACAAAAATGATCAATTTCTACAAGTATGTCAAGATGAGGGCATTGTACGACACTTCACTGTtcgggatacaccacagcagaatggggt from Gossypium arboreum isolate Shixiya-1 chromosome 9, ASM2569848v2, whole genome shotgun sequence includes the following:
- the LOC108457268 gene encoding serine/threonine-protein kinase CTR1 isoform X2 produces the protein MEMPGRRSYYSPLTQYPDDQYSVSISGAPLPYYDSLSREVSSNKNSKVKPGLIDWDQNQSQNQQQTSRIGGGGGGGVGNTYASSIVTQRQSSGSSFGESSLSGDYYAPTISTTAVNEISAFMYGYDECFRHVDMRAKVGGSSGKSWAQQTEESYRLQLALALRLSSEATCADDPNFLDPVPDDSAIRAGSSGSAETVSHRFWVNGCLSYFDKVPDGFYLIHGVHPYVWKVCTDLHEHGRIPLIESLRSIDPTVDLPLEVISVDRRSDPGLKDLQNRVHNISCICITTKEVVDQLAMLVCSRMGGSSTTGEDDFFFYWRECSDNLKDCLGSVVVPIGSLSLGLCRHRALLFKVLADMIDLPCRIAKGCKHCRRDDASSCLVRFGLDREYFVDLIENPGYLCEPGSLLNGPSSISIFSPLRFPHPKPAAPAIDFRSLAKQYFLDCESLNLVFDGAPAGTTRDDENPGFSLNPKKLDKTGTERNNLVQISRPRDDPVLVFSDVLRDATKDSRFAKGSQLVPHKPRKEVALEVDDLDIPWSDLILKERIGAGSFGTVHRAEWNGSDVAVKILLEQDLNAQRFKEFLREVAIMKCLRHPNIVLFMGAVTQPPNLSIVTEYLSRGSLYRLLHKPGVREMLDERRQLSMAYDVANGMNYLHRRSPPIVHRDLKSPNLLVDKKYTVKVCDFGLSRLKANTFLSSKSAAGTPEWMAPEVLRDEPSNEKSDIYSFGVILWELATLQQPWGNLNPPQVVAAVGFKSQRLEIPHDLNPQVAAIIEDCWANEPWKRPSFSNIMDRLKPLIKPSTP
- the LOC108457268 gene encoding serine/threonine-protein kinase CTR1 isoform X1, producing MEMPGRRSYYSPLTQYPDDQYSVSISGAPLPYYDSLSREVSSNKNSKVKPGLIDWDQNQSQNQQQTSRIGGGGGGGVGNTYASSIVTQRQSSGSSFGESSLSGDYYAPTISTTAVNEISAFMYGYDECFRHVDMRAKVGGSSGKSWAQQTEESYRLQLALALRLSSEATCADDPNFLDPVPDDSAIRAGSSGSAETVSHRFWVNGCLSYFDKVPDGFYLIHGVHPYVWKVCTDLHEHGRIPLIESLRSIDPTVDLPLEVISVDRRSDPGLKDLQNRVHNISCICITTKEVVDQLAMLVCSRMGGSSTTGEDDFFFYWRECSDNLKDCLGSVVVPIGSLSLGLCRHRALLFKVLADMIDLPCRIAKGCKHCRRDDASSCLVRFGLDREYFVDLIENPGYLCEPGSLLNGPSSISIFSPLRFPHPKPAAPAIDFRSLAKQYFLDCESLNLVFDGAPAGTTRDDENPGFSLNPKKLDKTGTERNNLVQISSNMDDISQLPLPPNIAQPTAYYRGSQYSHSMNINNDPSKHISPTGPRDDPVLVFSDVLRDATKDSRFAKGSQLVPHKPRKEVALEVDDLDIPWSDLILKERIGAGSFGTVHRAEWNGSDVAVKILLEQDLNAQRFKEFLREVAIMKCLRHPNIVLFMGAVTQPPNLSIVTEYLSRGSLYRLLHKPGVREMLDERRQLSMAYDVANGMNYLHRRSPPIVHRDLKSPNLLVDKKYTVKVCDFGLSRLKANTFLSSKSAAGTPEWMAPEVLRDEPSNEKSDIYSFGVILWELATLQQPWGNLNPPQVVAAVGFKSQRLEIPHDLNPQVAAIIEDCWANEPWKRPSFSNIMDRLKPLIKPSTP